A section of the Brachyhypopomus gauderio isolate BG-103 chromosome 13, BGAUD_0.2, whole genome shotgun sequence genome encodes:
- the s100t gene encoding S100 calcium binding protein T codes for MSALNSENTTTLENAMQLMIQTFHKYSGNEGDKYTLSKAELKEMLTQELGNYLGNAQDKDAVDKVMGDLDSNNDGEVDFTEFVILVGALTVACNDFFLEYHKDDGKKADAKQ; via the exons ATGTCGGCCCTAAACTCCGAGAACACCACCACGCTGGAGAATGCCATGCAGCTGATGATCCAGACCTTCCACAAATATTCAGGCAACGAAGGTGACAAGTACACACTCAGCAAAGCTGAGCTCAAAGAGATGCTGACCCAGGAGCTGGGAAACTACCTGGGG AACGCGCAAGACAAGGATGCTGTTGATAAAGTGATGGGCGACTTGGACTCCAATAATGACGGCGAGGTGGACTTCACGGAGTTTGTCATCCTCGTGGGCGCGCTCACCGTGGCCTGCAACGACTTCTTCCTGGAGTATCACAAGGACGACGGCAAGAAGGCTGACGCGAAACAGTAG
- the LOC143473230 gene encoding protein S100-A13, translating to MESAIKTVVGQFVTSGRGKENLTAKNFQKLVQSQLKNIMDDTDSSSAVKDMMKGLDENQDGKVSFQEYMTLVGYLANSMSERKCGVQNSTDN from the exons ATGGAGTCAGCCATTAAGACCGTGGTTGGGCAGTTTGTGACCTCAGGCCGGGGGAAGGAGAACCTCACTGCCAAGAACTTCCAGAAGCTGGTCCAGAGTCAGCTGAAGAACATCATGGAT GACACAGACAGCTCATCAGCGGTGAAAGACATGATGAAAGGTTTGGACGAGAACCAGGACGGGAAAGTCAGCTTCCAGGAATACATGACGCTGGTGGGCTACCTGGCCAACTCCATGAGCGAGAGGAAATGTGGTGTCCAGAACAGCACAGACAACTGA